Proteins found in one Campylobacter concisus genomic segment:
- a CDS encoding DedA family protein, whose product MEEFFIELLKEYGYIILFVWCIMEGEMALIMAGILAHTTHMHIALAIFVAGLGGFVGDQIYFYLGRYNKKYIAKRLHTQRRKFAVAHIMLKKYGWPIIFLQRYMYGFRVIIPLCIGLTGYDAKKYAFINLISAWCWAAITTIPAWILGEHILVLLQKAKEHWYVAIPVVAIFMGLLIYTFKRIENKILNERRGRRHAVSNS is encoded by the coding sequence ATGGAAGAGTTTTTTATAGAACTGCTTAAAGAGTACGGCTACATCATACTTTTTGTCTGGTGTATCATGGAGGGCGAGATGGCCTTAATAATGGCTGGAATTCTCGCTCACACCACGCATATGCACATCGCGCTTGCTATCTTTGTGGCTGGACTTGGAGGCTTTGTGGGAGATCAAATTTACTTCTATCTTGGCCGTTACAACAAAAAATACATCGCAAAAAGGCTCCACACGCAGCGGAGAAAATTTGCAGTGGCGCACATAATGCTGAAAAAATACGGCTGGCCGATCATCTTTTTGCAACGCTATATGTATGGCTTTCGTGTCATCATCCCGCTTTGCATAGGACTTACCGGCTATGATGCTAAAAAATACGCCTTTATAAATTTGATCAGCGCTTGGTGCTGGGCAGCGATCACCACCATACCTGCTTGGATACTTGGCGAGCATATACTTGTGCTTTTGCAAAAAGCAAAAGAGCACTGGTACGTCGCTATCCCGGTGGTTGCCATATTTATGGGGCTTTTGATATATACATTTAAGCGCATCGAAAATAAAATTTTAAACGAAAGGAGAGGCAGAAGACATGCAGTTTCAAATAGTTGA
- a CDS encoding metallophosphoesterase: MGLFRIIIGAFIFSALTNLYSYKRFIKKVSFFTPHLKKIRIFFYIISALEFIFVLQLRFSFLNIELYLIAGTLIGFSLFLFGVSLFYDIVRSICSKAHFNPTRRKFIKFCFDVTFVVFIVACFLKGIFNALTPPKIRQISIKIKNLQNDLKIAMITDVHIGEFLQKDFVAELVKEINLARPDLVVIVGDLVDMRAELIGDFLDPLKNLKSTYGTFYVPGNHEYYHGVDGILEKIRALGIRVLGNKNEKIASINLAGVYDLAGIRFKNLEPNLDEALAGRDLNLPTILLSHQPKFIKTMQKDVDLVLCGHTHAGQIFPFSILVLLDQGFLHGLYKINDKMQAYVSSGAGFWGPPVRIFAPSEIAILNLSKE; this comes from the coding sequence TTGGGACTTTTTCGGATTATTATTGGGGCATTTATCTTTAGTGCTCTTACAAATTTATACTCATACAAACGTTTTATCAAAAAGGTATCTTTTTTTACTCCACACCTTAAAAAAATTCGTATATTCTTCTACATTATTAGTGCGCTTGAGTTTATATTTGTTCTTCAATTAAGATTTTCTTTTTTAAATATAGAGCTATATCTGATAGCAGGAACTCTCATTGGTTTTTCACTATTTTTATTTGGTGTTAGTTTGTTTTATGATATTGTTAGATCCATTTGTTCAAAAGCTCATTTTAATCCCACAAGACGAAAATTTATTAAATTTTGCTTTGATGTGACATTTGTTGTTTTTATAGTTGCTTGCTTTTTAAAAGGAATTTTTAATGCACTTACTCCGCCAAAAATTAGACAAATTAGTATAAAAATAAAAAATTTACAAAATGATCTAAAAATAGCCATGATAACAGATGTGCATATTGGTGAGTTTTTGCAAAAGGACTTTGTTGCTGAGCTTGTAAAAGAGATAAATTTAGCTAGACCAGACCTAGTGGTGATAGTTGGCGACTTGGTTGATATGAGAGCTGAGCTTATAGGTGATTTTTTGGATCCATTAAAAAATCTTAAAAGTACCTATGGCACCTTTTATGTCCCTGGCAATCACGAATACTACCACGGAGTTGATGGGATATTAGAAAAAATTCGCGCTCTAGGCATTAGGGTGCTTGGCAATAAAAATGAAAAAATAGCTAGTATAAATTTGGCAGGGGTCTATGATCTAGCTGGCATAAGGTTTAAAAATTTAGAGCCAAATTTAGACGAAGCGTTAGCAGGACGCGACCTAAATTTGCCTACCATCCTACTCTCTCATCAGCCAAAATTTATAAAAACTATGCAAAAAGATGTCGATCTAGTGCTTTGCGGCCACACGCATGCTGGACAAATTTTTCCTTTTAGTATCCTAGTTTTGCTGGATCAAGGTTTTTTACATGGGCTTTATAAGATTAATGATAAAATGCAAGCTTATGTTAGCAGTGGTGCTGGATTTTGGGGGCCTCCTGTTAGAATTTTTGCTCCAAGTGAGATTGCAATATTAAATTTAAGTAAGGAATAA
- a CDS encoding multiheme c-type cytochrome produces the protein MFKKSLMLLACLMSFGFAANMDANKSDALNLNVVKNIKVAHKMSDLSKSCVECHAKETPGIVADWKNSRHAHVGVSCMDCHSVNADNPMASVKVHPKDSNNHVSMLVSPKTCAKCHENEVEESVKSGHARGAMQMYANPAMVKLMYHYEGMDHPEYKMAPDATGCTQCHGTVIKLDADHKPTKETWPNYGIGNVYPDGGVGNCKSCHSAHTFSVAEARKPAACASCHLGPDHPDIEIFNNSMHGHIYNSEAHKWNFDSAPDTWDVPDFRAPTCAACHMSGVGETTTTHNVSRRLKWNLWGVSSKLRTAGDEQAAVVYEKTGKLTIGTPLAGHPNGPEAARAEMKLVCKVCHTSTHTDNFFIMGDKQVELYNVYSAEATKMLEELKAKNLLLEDAWSDEFQDVYYHMWHHEGRRMRQGALMGGPDYSHWHGVFEVKNDIRKLRKIYKERIESGKVQ, from the coding sequence ATGTTTAAAAAGTCGCTAATGTTATTAGCCTGTCTAATGTCTTTTGGCTTTGCCGCAAACATGGATGCAAATAAATCTGACGCTTTAAACCTTAATGTTGTAAAAAACATTAAAGTTGCTCACAAAATGTCAGACTTATCAAAAAGCTGTGTTGAGTGCCACGCTAAAGAGACACCCGGCATAGTTGCCGATTGGAAAAATAGTCGCCACGCTCACGTTGGCGTAAGTTGTATGGATTGCCACTCTGTAAATGCAGATAATCCTATGGCTTCAGTTAAGGTGCATCCAAAAGATTCTAACAACCATGTTTCAATGCTAGTTAGCCCAAAAACTTGTGCTAAGTGTCACGAAAATGAGGTTGAAGAATCTGTTAAGAGTGGTCACGCAAGAGGTGCTATGCAAATGTATGCTAACCCTGCGATGGTAAAACTAATGTATCACTATGAAGGTATGGATCATCCAGAATACAAAATGGCTCCAGACGCTACTGGTTGTACACAGTGCCACGGAACCGTCATCAAACTAGACGCTGATCACAAACCTACAAAAGAGACTTGGCCAAACTACGGTATAGGTAATGTTTATCCTGATGGTGGCGTAGGTAACTGTAAATCATGTCACAGCGCGCACACATTTAGCGTAGCTGAAGCTAGAAAACCAGCTGCTTGTGCATCTTGCCACCTTGGACCTGATCACCCAGATATTGAGATCTTTAACAACTCAATGCACGGACATATCTATAATAGCGAAGCTCATAAATGGAACTTTGATTCTGCTCCTGATACATGGGATGTACCAGACTTTAGAGCTCCAACTTGTGCAGCTTGCCACATGAGTGGTGTTGGTGAAACAACAACAACTCACAATGTTTCAAGAAGACTAAAATGGAACCTATGGGGCGTCAGCAGTAAGCTAAGAACAGCTGGTGATGAACAAGCTGCTGTTGTTTACGAAAAAACTGGCAAACTAACCATAGGAACGCCACTTGCAGGTCATCCAAATGGACCAGAAGCAGCAAGAGCTGAGATGAAGCTAGTTTGTAAAGTTTGCCATACATCAACTCATACAGATAACTTCTTCATTATGGGTGATAAGCAAGTAGAGCTTTATAACGTTTACAGTGCTGAAGCAACTAAGATGCTTGAAGAGTTGAAGGCCAAAAACCTACTACTAGAAGATGCTTGGTCAGATGAGTTCCAAGATGTCTACTATCATATGTGGCACCACGAAGGTCGTCGTATGAGACAAGGCGCTCTAATGGGTGGTCCTGACTACTCACACTGGCATGGTGTATTCGAAGTTAAGAACGACATTAGAAAACTTCGCAAAATCTATAAAGAAAGAATTGAGTCTGGCAAAGTCCAGTAA
- the rpiB gene encoding ribose 5-phosphate isomerase B, giving the protein MKIDKIFIACDHAGVELKAELKEAIKKLGYEVIDLGTSDKNSVDYPDYAHLLASKLEPNYYGVLICGTGIGISIAANRHENVRCALCHDEFTARLAREHNDANVIAFGARVIGTGVATAALETFLKTEFAGGRHERRVKKIELKEAK; this is encoded by the coding sequence ATGAAAATAGATAAAATTTTTATCGCTTGTGATCACGCTGGAGTAGAGCTTAAGGCAGAGTTAAAAGAAGCCATAAAAAAGCTTGGTTATGAAGTCATTGACCTTGGTACTAGTGACAAAAATAGCGTTGATTACCCTGATTATGCGCATTTGCTAGCAAGCAAGCTTGAGCCTAACTACTACGGCGTACTCATTTGTGGCACAGGTATTGGCATATCAATAGCCGCAAACAGGCATGAAAACGTAAGGTGCGCCCTTTGTCACGACGAATTTACCGCTAGACTTGCAAGAGAACATAACGATGCAAACGTCATTGCTTTTGGAGCAAGGGTTATCGGAACTGGCGTGGCTACAGCAGCACTTGAAACATTTTTAAAGACAGAGTTTGCAGGTGGCAGACACGAAAGAAGAGTCAAAAAAATAGAGCTTAAGGAAGCCAAATGA
- a CDS encoding DUF4139 domain-containing protein, with translation MKKTLFLMASVLAFANENLIEIYTDQTIITQKFSDANSSFSAFVPEGVQSESITINGDCDVNAYLKKISEENSPSYIKWKQEVVNLSSKIEALNARGRFIEQALIGENKSNDVTKRADEFYKFSLENIEKISAAKSELEVLKENEPKSEMAGFLQLDMKFACSPKEATLSYMDDDAPKTLNEIYADTKNKKILIKQEILLSNPYASDVKNLKLAIYPTRYQKALAPSKFYPWYEESEVGTDGYGASKNMLKAAKVTAEVADMRVQRDENEFAKIWKIDGINLAKGESKYITYDTQKMDANFSVFADFYGSLKAYNVASFKLNDDLTPAKTQFYVNGVSVGSPSEFEIKAKDEASQLFLGQNELIELKKERLNKFKKSSLLGKERISEEGYEISVKNNSSKSVDITLVDRVPVSADEAVKVEIKGFDKKDISKDGKVELKFSLAPKEEFKKEYSYKITKPKI, from the coding sequence ATGAAAAAGACGCTCTTTTTAATGGCTTCAGTGCTAGCCTTTGCAAATGAAAATTTGATAGAGATCTATACAGATCAAACCATAATCACTCAAAAATTTAGCGACGCAAATAGCTCTTTTAGCGCCTTTGTGCCAGAAGGTGTGCAGAGTGAGAGCATCACTATAAATGGGGATTGTGACGTGAATGCTTATCTAAAAAAGATCAGCGAAGAAAATAGCCCAAGTTACATAAAATGGAAGCAAGAAGTTGTAAATTTAAGTAGTAAGATTGAGGCGCTAAATGCAAGAGGTAGGTTTATAGAGCAAGCTTTGATAGGAGAAAACAAAAGTAACGATGTGACAAAAAGAGCTGATGAGTTTTATAAATTTAGCCTAGAAAATATCGAGAAAATCTCAGCTGCTAAAAGTGAGCTTGAAGTGCTTAAAGAAAATGAGCCAAAGAGCGAGATGGCTGGATTTTTGCAGCTTGATATGAAATTTGCTTGCAGTCCAAAAGAAGCGACGCTTTCATATATGGATGATGATGCCCCAAAGACGCTAAATGAAATTTATGCAGACACAAAAAACAAAAAGATCTTGATAAAACAAGAAATTTTACTCAGCAACCCATATGCTAGCGATGTTAAAAATTTAAAGCTCGCCATCTATCCGACCAGATATCAAAAAGCGCTTGCTCCAAGCAAGTTCTACCCTTGGTACGAGGAGAGTGAGGTGGGGACTGATGGTTACGGCGCTTCAAAAAATATGCTAAAAGCTGCGAAAGTCACTGCTGAGGTCGCTGATATGCGTGTGCAAAGAGATGAAAATGAGTTTGCCAAAATTTGGAAGATAGATGGGATAAATTTAGCAAAAGGCGAGAGCAAATATATAACTTATGACACGCAAAAAATGGATGCAAATTTTAGCGTTTTTGCTGATTTTTACGGCTCGCTAAAGGCATATAACGTAGCTAGCTTTAAGCTAAATGATGATCTAACGCCAGCTAAAACGCAGTTTTACGTTAATGGCGTGAGTGTTGGTAGTCCTAGCGAGTTTGAGATAAAAGCTAAAGATGAGGCCTCTCAGCTCTTTTTAGGACAAAACGAGCTAATCGAGCTTAAAAAAGAGCGCTTAAATAAATTTAAAAAGAGCTCGCTTCTTGGCAAAGAGCGCATAAGCGAAGAGGGCTATGAGATAAGTGTCAAAAATAACTCAAGCAAGAGCGTTGATATCACTTTGGTCGATCGTGTGCCAGTCTCTGCTGACGAGGCGGTAAAGGTCGAGATAAAGGGCTTTGATAAAAAAGATATCAGCAAAGATGGCAAGGTGGAGCTTAAATTTAGCCTTGCACCAAAAGAGGAATTTAAAAAAGAGTACTCTTATAAGATCACAAAGCCAAAAATTTAG
- a CDS encoding site-2 protease family protein produces the protein MGFIDNIDIVKVATIVISLIIAIVGHEIAHGYVAYKFGDNTAKNLGRLSINPIKHIDPVGTIIVPLVLYLSTGMMFGWAKPVPVNTYTVVRNGGYKAAIYVSLAGICYNVILGILSLFVLKALLNIETFEILLQFLFTLALLNLMLAIFNLYPIPPLDGFHALEYALRNFGFHALAEKLEAISRYGFVILIIILVSPLKDTIFYPTRYVLDIASTFING, from the coding sequence ATGGGCTTCATTGATAACATAGATATAGTCAAAGTCGCCACTATCGTCATCTCTTTAATAATCGCCATCGTCGGTCACGAGATCGCTCATGGCTATGTCGCTTATAAATTTGGCGACAACACCGCAAAAAATCTTGGTAGGCTTAGCATAAACCCTATAAAACATATCGACCCAGTTGGCACTATCATCGTGCCACTGGTGCTTTACCTAAGCACTGGTATGATGTTTGGCTGGGCAAAACCAGTGCCTGTAAATACCTACACAGTCGTGCGAAATGGCGGATATAAGGCAGCTATCTACGTAAGTCTAGCTGGCATTTGCTACAACGTCATCTTAGGCATCTTGTCACTTTTTGTGCTAAAAGCTTTATTAAATATAGAAACCTTTGAAATTTTACTTCAGTTTTTATTTACGCTTGCACTTTTAAATTTGATGTTAGCCATCTTTAATCTCTATCCGATCCCGCCACTTGATGGCTTTCACGCGCTCGAGTATGCGCTTAGAAATTTTGGCTTTCACGCACTAGCTGAAAAGCTAGAGGCCATCTCGCGATATGGCTTTGTCATCCTTATCATCATCCTCGTCTCGCCTTTAAAAGATACTATCTTTTATCCGACAAGATACGTTTTAGATATCGCAAGTACCTTTATAAATGGCTAA
- a CDS encoding cytochrome c3 family protein: protein MAEVKKKFFVWSSVIIGIVIGLIASMGVADALHATGSGYICTICHTMDPMNAAYHEDVHGGNNKLGIKAECSACHLNHTSAYTYVLTKLKVSINDGYKTFFTDTDKIDWRKKREHASHFVYDSGCLTCHSNLKNVIQAGKSFLPHRDYFVLGNPNKKSCVDCHEHVGHKNLGLQIDKFEAIKKQENNKTK from the coding sequence TTGGCTGAAGTTAAGAAGAAATTTTTTGTTTGGTCATCTGTGATAATAGGCATCGTAATCGGCCTTATCGCTTCTATGGGCGTAGCTGATGCACTTCATGCGACTGGTAGTGGCTACATCTGTACCATTTGTCACACGATGGATCCTATGAATGCTGCATATCATGAAGATGTACACGGCGGCAATAACAAGCTTGGCATAAAAGCTGAATGTTCAGCCTGTCACCTAAATCATACAAGTGCCTATACCTATGTACTTACAAAACTTAAAGTATCGATAAATGATGGCTATAAGACATTTTTTACAGATACTGACAAGATCGACTGGCGTAAAAAACGCGAGCATGCATCTCACTTTGTCTATGATAGTGGGTGTTTAACTTGTCACTCAAATTTAAAAAATGTTATTCAAGCTGGTAAATCATTCTTGCCACATAGAGATTATTTCGTTCTTGGAAATCCTAATAAGAAATCATGTGTTGACTGCCACGAGCATGTTGGTCACAAGAATTTAGGACTACAAATCGATAAATTTGAAGCAATTAAAAAACAAGAAAACAATAAAACCAAGTAA
- the ychF gene encoding redox-regulated ATPase YchF, with the protein MGLSVGIVGLPNVGKSTTFNALTKAQNAESANYPFCTIEPNKAIVPVPDKRLNELAKIVNPNKIQYSTIEFVDIAGLVKGASSGEGLGNKFLSNIRETELILHIVRCFEDENITHVEGSVDPVRDIEIIQTELILADIEQLNKKIEKLTREAKANAKGAKEALEIANLLLAHLNEGKSASSFEQRDSEAFLSLNRELRLLSAKEVVYGANVDEEGLNEDNKFVKALKEYAKASDHEVIKLCAKVEEELIGLSDEEAHEFLASIGTSESGLEKIIRTSFAKLNLISYFTAGVVEVRAWTITNGWKAPKAASVIHNDFERGFIRAEVIGYEDYIAHGGENGAKEAGKMRLEGKEYIVQDGDVMHFRFNV; encoded by the coding sequence ATGGGACTTTCAGTTGGAATCGTAGGCCTACCAAATGTGGGCAAATCAACGACATTTAACGCACTTACAAAGGCGCAAAATGCCGAGAGCGCAAACTATCCGTTTTGCACTATCGAGCCAAACAAAGCCATTGTGCCAGTGCCTGATAAGCGCCTAAATGAGCTTGCAAAGATAGTTAATCCTAATAAAATTCAGTATTCAACCATCGAATTTGTCGATATCGCTGGCCTTGTAAAAGGGGCGAGCTCTGGCGAGGGACTTGGCAATAAATTTTTATCAAACATTAGAGAGACAGAGCTTATTTTGCACATAGTTCGCTGCTTTGAGGACGAAAACATCACTCACGTCGAGGGCAGTGTCGATCCAGTAAGAGACATTGAGATCATCCAAACCGAGCTCATACTAGCTGATATCGAGCAGCTAAACAAAAAGATAGAAAAGCTCACAAGAGAGGCGAAGGCAAATGCAAAAGGTGCTAAAGAGGCACTTGAGATAGCAAATTTACTTTTGGCTCATCTAAATGAGGGCAAAAGCGCAAGTAGCTTTGAGCAAAGAGATAGTGAGGCGTTTTTGTCACTCAATAGAGAGCTAAGACTTTTAAGCGCCAAAGAGGTAGTTTATGGTGCGAATGTCGATGAAGAAGGGCTTAATGAAGATAATAAATTTGTAAAAGCGCTAAAAGAGTACGCAAAAGCCTCAGATCACGAGGTGATCAAGCTTTGCGCCAAAGTAGAAGAGGAGCTAATAGGTCTAAGCGACGAAGAGGCACACGAGTTTTTGGCATCTATCGGTACGAGTGAGAGCGGACTTGAGAAGATCATAAGAACGTCTTTTGCAAAGCTAAATTTGATAAGTTATTTTACTGCTGGCGTCGTAGAAGTTAGGGCATGGACGATCACAAATGGCTGGAAAGCGCCAAAAGCAGCAAGCGTCATCCACAATGACTTTGAGAGGGGCTTCATCAGGGCTGAAGTGATAGGCTACGAGGACTACATCGCACATGGCGGTGAAAACGGAGCCAAAGAGGCTGGTAAAATGAGACTTGAGGGCAAAGAATACATCGTACAAGATGGCGATGTAATGCACTTTAGGTTTAATGTTTAA
- a CDS encoding leucyl aminopeptidase, whose amino-acid sequence MQFQIVDKKLKDIKADIELIFVVDKDLKHKFISDKEAIKFNNYKGDSVLVLSEAKRAYVPLSKLDLDELRVAAAKAYNALKSLNIKSIKLASYVAECQKLSFEALAEGFLLGSYEFNKYKEKKEKYTLKEIIFSTEEFVGKKVDLKAASEGFKEAEIIASATNFTKDIVNEIPEIYTPQKMAEDAQNLAKNIASIKCEVYDEKFLAKENMNAFLAVNRASVHKPRLIHLTYKPKKSKKRIIFVGKGLTYDSGGLSLKPADYMLTMKSDKSGAAAALGIIKGAAELNLPFEIHAILGATENMIGGNAYKPDDVLISRSGVSIEVRNTDAEGRLVLADCLSYAQDFKPDILIDMATLTGACVVGLGEYTTGIMGNSESLKSEFKNKIKDSGELATILDFNPYLSELIKSQIADVSNCASSRYGGAITAGMFLAKFIKDEYKDKWLHLDIAGPAYREKAWGYNQAGASGAGVRMNLYFLQALSKEN is encoded by the coding sequence ATGCAGTTTCAAATAGTTGATAAAAAATTAAAAGATATAAAAGCTGATATTGAACTAATTTTCGTAGTAGATAAGGACTTAAAACATAAATTTATAAGCGATAAAGAGGCTATTAAATTTAATAATTATAAGGGCGATAGCGTCCTTGTACTAAGTGAGGCAAAAAGGGCTTACGTGCCACTTTCTAAGCTTGATCTTGACGAGCTTAGAGTTGCGGCGGCTAAAGCTTATAACGCACTAAAATCGCTAAACATTAAGAGCATAAAGCTAGCTTCTTACGTAGCAGAGTGTCAAAAACTAAGCTTTGAGGCGCTAGCTGAGGGCTTTTTGCTTGGAAGTTATGAATTTAACAAGTATAAAGAGAAAAAAGAGAAATACACCCTTAAAGAGATCATCTTCTCGACTGAAGAATTTGTAGGCAAAAAGGTCGATCTAAAAGCCGCGAGTGAGGGCTTTAAAGAGGCAGAGATAATAGCAAGTGCTACAAATTTTACAAAAGATATCGTAAATGAAATTCCAGAAATTTACACACCGCAAAAGATGGCCGAGGATGCGCAAAATTTAGCCAAAAATATCGCAAGCATAAAGTGTGAGGTCTATGACGAGAAATTTCTAGCAAAAGAGAATATGAACGCATTTTTGGCAGTAAATCGCGCAAGCGTGCACAAACCAAGACTTATCCATCTAACCTACAAGCCTAAAAAATCTAAAAAACGCATCATATTTGTCGGCAAAGGCCTAACATACGATAGTGGCGGCCTTAGCTTGAAACCGGCTGATTATATGCTCACTATGAAATCAGACAAAAGCGGCGCAGCAGCAGCTCTTGGCATCATAAAAGGCGCAGCGGAGCTAAATTTACCATTTGAAATTCACGCCATTTTAGGCGCAACTGAAAATATGATCGGCGGCAACGCCTATAAGCCAGATGATGTGCTTATTTCAAGAAGTGGCGTTAGCATAGAGGTTAGAAACACCGACGCAGAGGGGCGTTTGGTGCTGGCTGATTGCCTAAGCTACGCGCAGGACTTTAAGCCAGACATCCTAATCGACATGGCAACCCTAACTGGCGCTTGTGTCGTGGGACTTGGCGAATACACAACAGGCATCATGGGCAACAGCGAGAGCCTAAAAAGCGAGTTTAAAAACAAGATAAAAGATAGCGGCGAGCTAGCAACTATACTTGATTTTAACCCTTATCTTAGCGAGCTCATCAAAAGCCAGATCGCAGACGTTAGCAACTGCGCCTCAAGCAGATATGGCGGCGCGATCACAGCTGGTATGTTTCTAGCTAAATTTATCAAAGATGAGTATAAAGATAAGTGGCTACACCTTGATATCGCAGGCCCAGCATACCGCGAAAAGGCTTGGGGATATAACCAAGCAGGTGCGAGTGGAGCTGGCGTTAGGATGAATTTATACTTTTTACAAGCACTTAGCAAGGAGAATTGA
- the apt gene encoding adenine phosphoribosyltransferase — translation MKILDQKGREFLLNSIRCINDFPKPGIVFRDITTLLNNKEAFNFLIDHLVARYEDANIDYIAGIESRGFIFGAALAARLRLPFVPIRKPKKLPFITLSQKYSLEYGVDEVQIHIDAFGEKAGARVLLMDDLIATGGTAKASVELINQTNATCVEACFIVDLVDLKGSEKLKSLTKIYSVLEV, via the coding sequence ATGAAAATTTTAGATCAAAAAGGAAGAGAATTTTTACTAAACTCTATTCGCTGCATAAACGACTTTCCAAAGCCTGGCATAGTATTTCGCGACATCACGACACTACTAAATAACAAAGAAGCATTTAACTTTTTGATAGATCATTTAGTGGCTAGATATGAGGACGCAAATATAGACTACATCGCTGGCATCGAGTCTCGCGGCTTCATCTTTGGCGCAGCGCTTGCAGCAAGACTAAGGCTGCCTTTTGTGCCTATTCGCAAGCCAAAAAAACTGCCTTTTATCACGCTTTCTCAAAAATATAGCCTAGAGTATGGCGTCGATGAAGTGCAAATTCACATCGATGCTTTTGGAGAAAAAGCAGGCGCTAGAGTGCTTTTGATGGATGATCTAATAGCTACTGGAGGCACTGCAAAGGCTTCAGTTGAGCTTATCAATCAAACTAACGCAACCTGCGTAGAGGCGTGCTTTATCGTAGATCTAGTTGATCTAAAAGGTAGCGAAAAGCTAAAGTCGCTTACTAAAATTTACAGCGTTTTAGAGGTTTAG
- a CDS encoding phosphatidylserine decarboxylase produces the protein MSKDNLFSQIFGKVARINFYKPLQEAINSFYIKLFKIDMSEFKPANEYKNLNELFTRRLIKPRDFDAADEMFISPVDGTCLSFGSTKELRAFSIKGMEYSVSELLGQNKLEGEYDFANIYLSPKDYHHYHAPCDIAIKKAVYIPGKLYSVATKWLAKVDSLYTKNERVALFCEIKNGKKLWLVFVGALNVGKMKFCFDERIQTNAMANFTQIYEYENLHIKKGERLGNFELGSTIVILSEKDAIEYNLFENKELKFAETIGLIK, from the coding sequence ATGAGTAAAGACAATCTGTTTTCTCAAATTTTTGGAAAGGTTGCAAGGATTAACTTTTACAAACCACTTCAAGAGGCCATAAATTCTTTTTACATAAAGCTGTTTAAGATAGATATGAGCGAGTTTAAGCCAGCAAATGAATATAAAAATTTAAATGAGCTTTTTACTAGAAGGCTCATAAAACCAAGAGATTTTGATGCAGCAGATGAAATGTTTATAAGCCCAGTTGATGGTACTTGTCTTAGTTTTGGCAGCACAAAGGAGCTAAGGGCCTTTAGCATAAAAGGCATGGAGTATAGTGTAAGTGAGCTATTGGGGCAGAACAAGCTTGAGGGCGAATATGACTTTGCAAATATCTATCTTAGCCCAAAAGATTATCATCATTATCATGCACCTTGCGATATTGCCATTAAAAAAGCCGTATACATTCCGGGTAAGCTTTATAGCGTGGCTACAAAATGGCTTGCAAAAGTAGACAGCCTTTATACAAAGAACGAACGCGTAGCGCTATTTTGTGAGATAAAAAATGGTAAGAAGCTTTGGCTTGTTTTTGTAGGTGCGCTAAATGTCGGAAAGATGAAATTTTGTTTTGATGAGCGTATACAGACAAATGCGATGGCAAATTTTACACAAATTTACGAGTATGAAAATTTACATATCAAAAAGGGCGAGCGCCTCGGAAATTTTGAACTTGGCTCAACTATTGTGATACTTAGCGAAAAAGATGCAATCGAATACAATCTCTTTGAAAATAAAGAGCTTAAATTTGCTGAGACTATCGGGCTTATAAAATAA